A single Cryomorphaceae bacterium DNA region contains:
- the pfkA gene encoding 6-phosphofructokinase, which produces MSSKKIKTIGVLTSGGDAPGMNAAIRAVTRAALFYNKRVYGIYRGYDGLIQGDFEELESKSVKHILSKGGTFLKSARSKEFRTEEGRAKAAEQLKKHEVDALVVIGGDGSFTGAMHLSEEHEIPIVGVPGTIDNDLYGTDYTIGYDTATNTVVEAIDKIRDTASSHNRLFFVEVMGRDTGFIALQTALATGALSVILPERNTQWEQLVEDIKKGEAARKTSNIIIVAEGNHLGDPYELKKRAEAELPQTEAKVTILGHLQRGGAPSCFDRVIASRLGVEAVEALLNGKSNIMVGLLDDNLTHTFFLQAIKNQAQIDQDLLRISKILNTQ; this is translated from the coding sequence GAGTTCGAAAAAGATCAAAACCATTGGCGTACTTACTTCCGGTGGGGATGCACCTGGAATGAATGCGGCGATTCGCGCCGTGACGCGTGCGGCACTTTTTTATAACAAGAGAGTCTACGGCATCTACCGAGGGTATGACGGTTTGATTCAAGGGGATTTTGAAGAGCTTGAATCGAAGAGCGTCAAGCACATCCTTTCCAAAGGAGGGACTTTCTTAAAATCTGCTCGATCAAAAGAGTTTCGCACAGAGGAAGGCCGTGCTAAAGCAGCTGAACAACTTAAGAAACACGAAGTAGACGCACTCGTAGTGATTGGAGGTGACGGGTCCTTCACTGGTGCAATGCATTTGAGTGAAGAACACGAGATTCCCATTGTCGGTGTTCCGGGCACAATCGACAACGACCTATATGGTACGGATTACACTATTGGCTATGATACCGCAACGAACACGGTGGTCGAAGCCATTGACAAGATTCGCGATACAGCGAGTTCGCACAACAGACTGTTCTTTGTAGAGGTGATGGGTCGCGATACAGGCTTCATTGCTTTGCAAACAGCATTGGCGACCGGAGCACTTTCGGTCATATTACCTGAACGAAATACACAATGGGAGCAGCTTGTTGAAGACATTAAAAAAGGTGAGGCCGCTCGCAAGACAAGCAACATCATCATTGTTGCAGAAGGCAACCACTTAGGTGATCCCTACGAACTTAAAAAGCGAGCTGAAGCAGAGCTCCCACAAACAGAAGCGAAAGTGACCATATTGGGTCACCTACAACGTGGAGGAGCCCCGAGCTGCTTTGACCGAGTCATTGCAAGTCGATTGGGCGTTGAAGCGGTCGAAGCACTTCTAAACGGAAAGTCAAATATCATGGTTGGATTATTGGACGACAATTTGACCCATACCTTCTTTTTACAAGCGATTAAAAATCAAGCACAAATAGATCAGGATCTACTCCGGATCTCCAAAATCCTTAACACACAATGA